The genomic segment CCAAGGTACCAGCAACCATAGAGATCATCATCTCGACCAAAGAGAAGCCTTTGCTGTCTAGCATGAAGATATCCCCATAATTGAAGTGCTGCCCCGGGTACAGATCCGAACCCGGCCCAGGCCACTGGTAATAACGGAGATCTCATCACTCCCCTTGATAAAATCAATGGAGCCAGAACTCATAGTGCCACGCCGGGCACCAATCCCAAGAACATCGCTTGCATAATTGATCGAGATGTTGGTATCGGGGAAATCACTACTATCACCACCTCGAGTAACCCCATCACCACCGATATCACATGTGACAGCACAACTATGACACTGCGTACCATTGAGATCAGTCACCCGATAGCACCAACTACCACTACTACTGAAAAAGCGGATCGTCAGATTATCATCGCTACGTTTGATCGCCTCTGAACGGGCATATTGCACATCGGAATAAAGGTGATGCGCAATACCAGAGAGCCGATGCTGATGGCTCAATTCGATGTAGCTGGGAATACCGATCACAAGCAGGAGCGCAAATACACTCATTGTGATTAAAAGCTCAATGAGTGAGAATCCTGTCACCAGGGATCTTATGGTGCTACTTGAGGTCCGTTCAGAAATCATTGTCAATGGAATATTAAATCTTCTATTACAATGATAGAGGGGTAAAAAAATTCCGCTATCGAGTTTTATATGCGATTAAATTTCAAAGGGTTATCTCTTATTGAGTTGCTGATTGCCGTCAGTATTGTCTCTTTACTGGCAGCGGTGGCCTACCCCGCATATATTGGTCACATGAGAGCATCTCATCGCGCTCAAGCCAAAGAGCACTTGTTCCAATTGCAGTTAAAACAGGAGGCTTGGCGGCTATCTAACAATAGCTATACAGCATCAGTCGCCGACCTGGGTGCTGCAAGTGATGCTCACTACACCTACAGGGTGACCAATGCTTCACTGAGCACCTACACACTGAATGCGATAGCAATAGCTGAAGGAATTCAATCTGATGATGAGGGCTGTACAAGTTTACAATTAGATCAATCTGATAATAGAGAACCTGCTCACTGCTGGTAACATAGCTCTTTTCTATCAGACTATTATCCGATTCATTAGCTATACTCATGGAGCATGCCAGAAGGATAGCTCTTAGTGATCCTGGCTATCCTTCTGTTACTGGTGACGCAATAAATACTCAAAATGAAAAAAGCCCCTCTATTCCATTAAAGAATAAAGGGGCTTTATTAAAGCTTTGCTGATTTTATTCAGCTCACTCCGAATCAGATATCCGCCAAATTCCCCTTATTCTCCAACCAGTGGCGGCGATCGCTGCTGCGCTTTTTGGCCAGCAGCATATCCATCAGGTGGAAGGTCTGCTCTTCATCATCGAGCTGCAGCTGCACCAGGCGACGAGTGTTGGGATCCATGGTGGTTTCGCGAAGCTGCTTGGGGTTCATCTCACCCAAGCCCTTAAAGCGGGTGACTGCGACCTTGCCACGTTTTTTCTCGGCCTTGATCCGCTCCAATACCCCCTCTTTTTCCGACTCATCCAGGGCATAGAACACCTCTTTGCCCACATCGATTCGAAACAGCGGCGGCATCGCCACAAAAATATGGCCATTGGCCACCAGGGGTTTAAAGTGGCGCACAAACAGGGCACACAACAGGGTGGCGATATGCAGCCCGTCGGAGTCCGCATCGGCCAGGATACAGATCTTGCCATAGCGCAGGCCGGAGATATCTTCACAGTCGGGATCGACCCCGATCGCGACCGAGATATCGTGGATCTCCTGAGAGCCCAATACCTGCTCGCCATCAACCTCCCAGGTGTTGAGGATCTTACCGCGCAGCGGCATCACCGCCTGGAACTCACGATCGCGCGCCTGTTTGGCACTGCCACCTGCCGAGTCCCCCTCCACCAGAAAGAGCTCAGAGCGGCTGGACTCCTGACCGCTACAGTCGGTGAGCTTACCCGGTAGCGCCGGCCCCTGGGTGACCTTTTTACGCACCACCTTCTTGGCGGAGCGCAGGCGGCGCTGGGCCCGCTGGATCACAAACTCTGCCAGCTGCTCAGAGAGTTCGGTGTGGGCATTGAGCCACAGGCTGAATGCATCTTTAACAATGCCGGAGACAAAGGCGGCACACTGGCGGGAAGCGAGGCGTTCCTTGGTCTGACCGGCAAACTGAGGATCCTGCATCTTGACCGACAGGATATAGCCACAGCGATCCCAGATATCCTCGGGGGACAGGCGCACCCCACGTGGCAGCAGGTTGCGAAACTCGCAAAACTCGCGCATCGCATCCAGCAGTCCCTGACGGAAACCGTTGACGTGAGTACCTCCCAGAGCGGTGGGGATCAGGTTCACATAGCTTTCGGTGACCAGCTCTCCGCCATCGGGCAGCCAGGTCACGGCCCAGTCTACCGCTGAGTGTTCGGCGCTGAAGGCTCCGGTAAAGGGTTGCTGCGGAAGTGTCTCGTACTGTTCAAGGGCCTCACACAGATAATCTTTGAGGCCATTTTTGAAGCACCATTCCTGCTGCTCACCGCTATTTTTATCGATAAAGCGAATGGTTAACCCGGGACAGAGCACCGCCTTGGCCCGTAGCAGGTGAACCAGCCGGGGCACCGAAAACTTCGCCGAGTCAAAGTAGCTGGCATCGGGCCAAAAGTGGACCTTGGTGCCCGTGGTGCGGCGCCCGCAGCTGCCGATCACCTGGAGATCCTCAACCTTTTCACCATTCTCAAAGGCGATGCTGTAGACATTGGCGTTACGCTTGACCGTTACTTCCAGTCGACTGGATAGGGCGTTGACCACAGAGACTCCTACCCCGTGCAGACCACCGGAAAACTGGTAATTCTTATTGGAGAACTTGCCCCCGGCATGCAGTCGGCTCAGGATCAGCTCGACCCCGGGGACTCCCTCTTCGGGATGGATATCCACCGGCATTCCCCGGCCATCATCGCTGACCTCCAGGGATTGATCCTTATGCAGGATCACCTGGATCTGAGTTGCATGCTCCGCCAATGCCTCATCGATACTGTTATCAATGACCTCCTGGCCCAGGTGATTGGGACGGGAGGTATCTGTGTACATACCCGGGCGACGGCGAACCGGATCCAGGCCACTTAAGACCTCAATGGCATCGGATGTATATTGTTCAACACTCATGAAAATTTTTCTTTAATTAGGCGGGCAGCTTATCCCTGCAAAAAACGCAGGATCTGCGCCGGATAGCGCTCAAATTCAGTAAACGAATGATCGCCCCCCATCTCTATGGTGGAGCGGCTAAAGCGGTAACGATCCAGAGCCTGGCGATAATCCAGCACCTCGTCACCGGTTTGCTGCAGTAGCCACAGCTGTTGTGGATGCTTGAGCCAGGGCACAGCTAAACTGCGCAGCTCATCCATATACTCAGGCTTGACGGTAAATCTCTCCCCTGTGTAGGGGTTTGTCTGCTCACCAATATAATCTTTGAGGAGCTCATAGGGATAGACGGCCGGGTTGATCAGCACAGCGCGGCAGCCAAAGTGTTCACACAGCGCGGTGGCATAAAAGCCCCCCAGGGAGCTGCCGAGGATCCCAACGCTTCCCTTAGCGGATCTCTCACGCACCAGCTCACTGAGCCCGGCCCAGGCTTCGGCGGGCGATACCGGGAGCTCAGGGATGATGATCTCTGTCTGTGGGTGGTAACGAGTCACGTATTCAGCCATCACCGAGGCCTTATGGGAGCCCGGTGATGAGTTAAAGCCATGAATATAGATTAGTGTCTGCAGGCTCATCTTTAATACCCCACGGCTTCAGTATCGGGTAGGTATTTCCCCATTGGCAGATGCCAGACCTGGGTCGAAATCCGCCCGTCGGGATGAAGCTGCAAATAACGCCAACCGGGCGCCTGACGATCCAGTGCAAACTCATCAGACAGAGGGGTAAACTGCAGGCAGGTCGAAGGGGCCGCAAGATATTTGACGCCGTTACGCTCGGTCTCAAAGGACTGGTGGACATGACCAAACACCACACCCTGTACCTGAGGATATCGATCCAGCAGTGCAAAGAGTTGCTCTGCATTTTTAAGGCTGTGTTGATCCAACCAGGCACACCCCACCGGCAGTGGCTGATGGTGCAACAGGATCAGGGCATGTTTTTGAGGGTAACTGGCAAGAGCGGTCTCCAGTTGCTGCAACTGCTGCTCACTGAGCATGCCGTGGGGTACGCCCGGGACCTGAGTATCCAGCATAATCAGTTGCCAGGCGGGCCAGATCAGCTGACCAAAGGGACGCAACCCGCCATCGGGAAGCACCTTATGCATCGACTCGCTGCCATCATGGTTTCCCGGTAGCCAGTAAGTCGGTTTCTGCAGCCGCTTCACCTGCTGAATAAATTTCTGATAAGACTCATCGGACTGATCCTGGGAGATATCTCCGGTCGCCAGAACCGCTTCATAGGGCTCAGGATGTGCTTCAATCGCATCGATTACAGCTGAGTAACTGTCAAAGGTGGTCACCCCTAACAATCTGGCAGATGCCTCGGCAAAAAGGTGGGTATCGGTGATCTGTAGCAGCCGGATCACCCCATCAGTGCTGGTCGTTTGAAGATGAATTTTGTCAGGAAACACCGCTTTCTCTTATCATCGTGTGCCGAAAAGAACCGAATGCGCCCGGCAAGAAAAACCTGCCCGGGAAAACATCCACTATGCGCCCTGACCTCTACCCAGTCAGGGATTGGGATGCCTTAGTATCTCACACCTCACCAAAGGCGCAAATAAGCGAATCTCTCAGTTTTTAACAATGACCTGCACAGGTGAATTATTGAACAGTCTTCTGGCAGAAAGGAACTGCGACCAGATAATTGCACCTTTGCCGCAAACAGGCTTAACGCAGATCAAAACTGCAGATCTTTTATCCTGCGGATGGCTATTTGTGGCTACCGCCACTGGTGTCGGGGGTGCCCGACTGCACATTACTTTTGTATCGCCAAAAGTAATCAAAAACTCGCTACGCACGATGTATTTATCATCCCTGACAAATCTCCCCAGCTCGATATCCTATCTCGCGTTACGTTGCTCTGGGAGCAACTTCACCCCTCCATCGACCTTCGCGGCTCGGCGTCCATGCCTCGAAAAGAGACAGCAAATCTCTGCGGTTCACCTCAACTCTCGCTCACGGGCTTTGAAACTCCCCCTCTGATTCGCACCGAAGAATAGCGCAGATTTTTTAGGGCGAACGACAGGACGTCGTGAGAAGACAACCGGGATAGGGATGTCCCGTTTGTCTGTCCCCTCAAAAATCTAGTTATTCTGAGGAATTATGCGGATTTGGGGGCACCCTGGGGGTCGTTAGGGGGACTGGGTGTGCAATCCCCTGACCTGCCGCCGGTCAGCACCGGCAATTATGCCGAAGGCATGAACTTGCAGCCCGCAGGGCTAATTCCAAAAAGACCGGGGTGTCCTTGGGAGTGAAGAGGGTATTGGACAAGCAATACCCTCTTCCCGCTGTCCGCGGCCGGACAATTGTGCCACAGGCACAAAACAAGCCGACTGCAGGTCAAACCTGTAGCTATTCCTGCCAGCGGGCCTGTAGCTCCTGGTAATTGAGCTGCAACCACTGCAGGGCGATCACCGCGGTGGCATTTTCCACCCGCCCCTGCTGCAACCACTCATAGGCGGTCTGCCGATCGACCACCTGGACCCGGATATCCTCACCCTCGTGAGGCAGGCCAAAAACCCCCTCAACCACAGCGTCACTGTCGGTTTCACCCACATAGACATCGATCCGCTCTGAGGTGCCCCCCGGACTCACCAAATAGCTCATCACCCGGTCACAGCGCCCGAGAGTAAGCCCGGCTTCCTCCTCGGCCTCACGCCGGGCCAGCTCCTCCGGGGTCTCATCGTGATCCATGATCCCGGCAACCACCTCCAGCAGCCAGGGGGAATAGGGACTATCCAGGGCTCCGATGCGAAACTGCTCAATCAGCACCACCTTGTCACGCTTTGGATCGTAAGGCAGCAGAGCCACGGCACTGCCCCGCTCCAGAAGCTCTCGGGTAATCCCCTCGCTCCAGCCTCCGGCAAACAGCTTATGGCGGAAGGTATAACGATTCAGTTTAAAAAAACCGGAATAGAGGGAGGTTTTCTCTATCACCTCAACATCTTCTAGATCAAACCGGGAATGATTTTCGCTCACCGACAACTCCTTTTTGTGCTGCAAAATTTGACATCTCTCATGGGCGGCCTAAAATCACACCAAGATGAATGAATGTTCATTCACAATGAATCCAGCAGAAGCCCATGATGCATAACAGTGAATTGTGCCGATCTGCTGATACAGATCAATGCTGCCGAGGCAATTAGCCTACAAAAAGAAACTTTTACTGAACAATCCAGTTAATTACACTACATTAAGTTTGGATTCAGCGAATTTCTTCAGGATCCATAGGTTCGGGCAGACGTTCCGGCAGGCATCATGATACACAGCGAACTGAAGGTAATGGCGATATGATGAAAAGAACTCTTCTTTCAACCCTGATCATTGCAGGATTTATGGGAACCGCCCATGCGGAAAACCTGCTTGATGTATACAAGCTGGCACAGCAAAAAGATCCGCAGATCCTTCAGGCCAAAGCCACTCTTGACTCTGCCCAGGAAAAGATCCCTCAGGCACGCGCCGACCTGTTGCCACAACTGGCATTAGTTGGGACAACTGACTATACACGGAACGTGAATACCAATCGAAATGATGGTGGCAACGCGGGCTCCAATGGTACACAGCAGAATGCTCAAGGTTCTTTAACCCTTAGCCAGCAGCTATTTCACTGGGATAGCTGGCTGAATCTGGGAATTGCCGAGAAGGAAGTAACCCAGGCTGGCGTCACCTACGCCGAAGCCAAGCAGGATCTCATCACCCGCACCACCAAGGCCTACTTTGATGTATTGTCCGCCAAGGATAGCCTGGAGTTTGCCGAGGCAAACCTTGAGGCGGTGCAACGTACTTTGGAGCAGACCGAGCAGCGCTACAAGGTGGGATTGAGCGCCATTACCGATGTTGAGGAGTCCAAGGCTTCACGGGATCAGGCGGTGGCTGACAAGATTGTCGCCCAGAACAACCTGGATAACAGTTATGAGGAGCTACGTAAGATCACCGGCACCACCATAGATAATCTCGACGTGCTGAACACCAAGCAGTTCTCTCCCTCCATGCCACGGCTTGGAGTCACCCAGTGGCTTAAAGTTGCCAATGATAAAAACCTGAGTGTTAACTCGGATCGGATCGCCCAGTCGATCGCCAAGCAACAGATCTCGGTGAATCAAGCGGGACACCTGCCAACCCTGGATATGACGGGAAGCCTTAGTAGCAACCACTATGATAACCATGCTGATTTCAACTCAACAGATGCTACCGGTCGCCAGGATCAAGGCACCATCGGCCTCAGCCTGAATATTCCTCTGTATAGCGGAGGAGCCACCAGCTCACTGGTACGCCAGGCCCAGGCCGACTATGTAAACTCCAGCCAGCAACTCGAACAGAGCTACCGTGCCATG from the Dongshaea marina genome contains:
- a CDS encoding GspH/FimT family pseudopilin, whose protein sequence is MISERTSSSTIRSLVTGFSLIELLITMSVFALLLVIGIPSYIELSHQHRLSGIAHHLYSDVQYARSEAIKRSDDNLTIRFFSSSGSWCYRVTDLNGTQCHSCAVTCDIGGDGVTRGGDSSDFPDTNISINYASDVLGIGARRGTMSSGSIDFIKGSDEISVITSGLGRVRICTRGSTSIMGISSC
- the parE gene encoding DNA topoisomerase IV subunit B; the protein is MSVEQYTSDAIEVLSGLDPVRRRPGMYTDTSRPNHLGQEVIDNSIDEALAEHATQIQVILHKDQSLEVSDDGRGMPVDIHPEEGVPGVELILSRLHAGGKFSNKNYQFSGGLHGVGVSVVNALSSRLEVTVKRNANVYSIAFENGEKVEDLQVIGSCGRRTTGTKVHFWPDASYFDSAKFSVPRLVHLLRAKAVLCPGLTIRFIDKNSGEQQEWCFKNGLKDYLCEALEQYETLPQQPFTGAFSAEHSAVDWAVTWLPDGGELVTESYVNLIPTALGGTHVNGFRQGLLDAMREFCEFRNLLPRGVRLSPEDIWDRCGYILSVKMQDPQFAGQTKERLASRQCAAFVSGIVKDAFSLWLNAHTELSEQLAEFVIQRAQRRLRSAKKVVRKKVTQGPALPGKLTDCSGQESSRSELFLVEGDSAGGSAKQARDREFQAVMPLRGKILNTWEVDGEQVLGSQEIHDISVAIGVDPDCEDISGLRYGKICILADADSDGLHIATLLCALFVRHFKPLVANGHIFVAMPPLFRIDVGKEVFYALDESEKEGVLERIKAEKKRGKVAVTRFKGLGEMNPKQLRETTMDPNTRRLVQLQLDDEEQTFHLMDMLLAKKRSSDRRHWLENKGNLADI
- a CDS encoding type IV pilin protein; this translates as MRLNFKGLSLIELLIAVSIVSLLAAVAYPAYIGHMRASHRAQAKEHLFQLQLKQEAWRLSNNSYTASVADLGAASDAHYTYRVTNASLSTYTLNAIAIAEGIQSDDEGCTSLQLDQSDNREPAHCW
- the yqiA gene encoding esterase YqiA, with the translated sequence MSLQTLIYIHGFNSSPGSHKASVMAEYVTRYHPQTEIIIPELPVSPAEAWAGLSELVRERSAKGSVGILGSSLGGFYATALCEHFGCRAVLINPAVYPYELLKDYIGEQTNPYTGERFTVKPEYMDELRSLAVPWLKHPQQLWLLQQTGDEVLDYRQALDRYRFSRSTIEMGGDHSFTEFERYPAQILRFLQG
- the cpdA gene encoding 3',5'-cyclic-AMP phosphodiesterase, whose translation is MFPDKIHLQTTSTDGVIRLLQITDTHLFAEASARLLGVTTFDSYSAVIDAIEAHPEPYEAVLATGDISQDQSDESYQKFIQQVKRLQKPTYWLPGNHDGSESMHKVLPDGGLRPFGQLIWPAWQLIMLDTQVPGVPHGMLSEQQLQQLETALASYPQKHALILLHHQPLPVGCAWLDQHSLKNAEQLFALLDRYPQVQGVVFGHVHQSFETERNGVKYLAAPSTCLQFTPLSDEFALDRQAPGWRYLQLHPDGRISTQVWHLPMGKYLPDTEAVGY
- the nudF gene encoding ADP-ribose diphosphatase; this encodes MSENHSRFDLEDVEVIEKTSLYSGFFKLNRYTFRHKLFAGGWSEGITRELLERGSAVALLPYDPKRDKVVLIEQFRIGALDSPYSPWLLEVVAGIMDHDETPEELARREAEEEAGLTLGRCDRVMSYLVSPGGTSERIDVYVGETDSDAVVEGVFGLPHEGEDIRVQVVDRQTAYEWLQQGRVENATAVIALQWLQLNYQELQARWQE
- the tolC gene encoding outer membrane channel protein TolC is translated as MKRTLLSTLIIAGFMGTAHAENLLDVYKLAQQKDPQILQAKATLDSAQEKIPQARADLLPQLALVGTTDYTRNVNTNRNDGGNAGSNGTQQNAQGSLTLSQQLFHWDSWLNLGIAEKEVTQAGVTYAEAKQDLITRTTKAYFDVLSAKDSLEFAEANLEAVQRTLEQTEQRYKVGLSAITDVEESKASRDQAVADKIVAQNNLDNSYEELRKITGTTIDNLDVLNTKQFSPSMPRLGVTQWLKVANDKNLSVNSDRIAQSIAKQQISVNQAGHLPTLDMTGSLSSNHYDNHADFNSTDATGRQDQGTIGLSLNIPLYSGGATSSLVRQAQADYVNSSQQLEQSYRAMVSDINSGYNNVRADISKIKAYQQSVLSNQSALDATKAGYEVGTRTIVDVLDSVQSLYQAKENLSSARFAYINDYLALKAAAGTLSEEDVVLINNGLQQVTAPATKNAAKTTSK